The Cryptomeria japonica chromosome 2, Sugi_1.0, whole genome shotgun sequence region tgtagaagcaaatgccaagaagaagcatcaaaaggctctggacattTCCTTAGTAAAAAAGTTGATAGAGCTCCGATCTGATctacagaaggcacaaaaggacattagagatgtaatggatgagggcaaattattactaagtaagatatgtcaacctcatttattctgtgatgatgtgcttgctcagaaagccaaactgcaatctgatatgcagtcatttataagcaccttcaagatgccatatgattccttctccacatatggacaaaccgctCATTGGTTTCAACTCCAGTCTACAAGAATAGAGGAAGAGATAAGCAACTGAACAAGaataggaacttcaactagtcctactaccaagactgcaaattcttcagaaatgctatctaaatctggatgccctaacgatcactcaagagatgagtaccttggatgccatggaagagaaggtctatcagatgcaaacaaagatgaggttgctacctcattgcttgaatcatggtctttatccatgaagacatttatgcaggactttaaatcagtttttgacaagtttcactctttaaatcattttttaatgctaatggaacaagGTTTtttagctgtactttgtcattgttggcaaaggggaagtagtattctatttttttttaattttttatggcgagtagtattctatattttgatgcatgttatactttcatgtttatctctgtaaggaagttgtctacattgcattttctgcaaaagggatagtgtatatgcttagggggagtaattttgattatggcataattttgttgtaaaacacttagatgtcaaaaaatttcctaagtgtttccatcaatgccaaagggggagattgttggcattttgatgattatgttgtgattgtcattgatggacacagacttgctatgagatcactttgtgaatgtatgaattatgctcaatcggtaattgttccaaactggtatcatgttgtaGCCTTTAGAGtattgatgttatgcagaaagtgtttaccgatctaaagTGGTATAAAcacccaagcggcatagagagatcaagtggtttaaggatctcaagcggagcagaGAAAAGGAGCCAGAAGCAATAATTATCATTTTCCCATTCTTCATTTCTGTCAACCAGTAATCCGTTAAACTAGTGTTAgtctgagttaccaaccagtaatcggaaaagttgtataaactggtaatactctatgatgagttaccaaccggtatatctttgtgatgagttaccatccactgacactttgacggtgattttgtgtcatgtcaccaaatgtgtctagatacaatgaacctaggaacttgcaatctaatcctattggatcgacatgaaatcatattccttttaaggacatcatgtctagggttttgaaacatgtatgtatgagtgtagctgttaggttttggtgatcgttgaagctcttgtatgtgcaatcttaactgagaagatcaattCTGTGTACTGCAACAAAgtatggatttactgaagactaaagtaatgctgaagacaattagctatgagctacaatggatctaatcaagtagactgttccatttgctagatcattcacttgtttattactcacatctttgacaagtcagaaacccttaactgggtaggcccagaaaagcctttgtaaatcctctaacaaggtggttcacatctgtggatctgaaatcctctcacaaggtagtctttaatgaaacttatctcctaaaagagattgagattcctaataggatctgttctggtaaagaacattgtatgaccttaactgatctggttactattctgcaaatagttacttgtgagtttcatctcaccgtggtttttcctatttgggtttccacattaaaatctcttgtgttatggtgattgtgcttctatgggtgaatgccttatttgctatttggtttgcatgtgtgttaactggtttgtctgttaaattgttttactagtttactgctagactgttaaagtgtttaagtacagtattttttggtatactaattcaccccccctcttattattcatcataTGTGTAGAAGAAGATGGGTCCTCATCACTTTCCAATGCTTGTACTTGTTTAAAGAGAGcattggttaaagcattaggtTTCATCTCATCCacataagataccctaggagaggtacaaggcttaggatctttaggtttaggatctacaaaagccttaaggtgattaacataggaaatgcattttgttaacaacatcaccataatgcaacataaatgatacatgaaggctttgagatctaattgaaaaaaaaaaaattggaaatcctaacaacacaatatgaccaagtgctatgaataaagagaagtAAGAGGAAATGAAATAAACTCTTATCTGACActtgattgtagtaaatatatgcaaaaataaatgtgatcatatgcgaaagagaaagtaaatccaatttattaattaccattgaaagtctcttatttaaaattaaaatcttaacttgttggaaaagaagatctaaaattaggaccttttatgaaaattaattgaaattttgactttgatgaaatttgaatttgtgttcgaccttaggaGATATTAAgattgataaagtatgccaattttctagatttaagaagaaaaatatagtcaattctgtctcttgaaattttgggaaaaaagccagggatcgtgttgaaagtgcacacagtctgaccaacttttttcaaaattttcaaggatgatagatattatgattttattgcagaatccaaaaaagtGGCTGATTTGGAGATGTGTAAATCAGGAAAATTGGCAGTCAAAAGTCGAAAATAaaaggattttaaaaattagggttttgttgtttaaTGACTAAATTTCCAAAATAACAAggtagatttgaattgcaattatGAAACAAAAAGCAGATCtgaaacaagaaattaaaattttgcacttcacaagcttaatgttcataaaataaaaaattagggtttcaatgcaattaacctctaaaatttgcaaatagatcaaacttcgaaatgaaaatttgaaattcaaattacacttaattagatctaataatgagaattcagaattaatgtgtaagacgtcgggttcactaaaatgtaaagtggaaaattggatcctggtgactccccacctaggagagagaaaggaagccactaggatgattttcacttggaaggaatttacattcaaaagaggggcttgaatccactagatccaaatccaatggAAAAAAGGATGTGAATTCCAGGTGGATTGTAATGGTTgaaatgtgatttaccctcttttgtaaataagaaagttgacttgatgactatgtagaaaagagagataaaatgagtgaaatgaggggcTACCGATTCAGGAttgtgttgtaactttggatctgatatACCTAGACTAGTACGGATCTACCCTgcgaatttgaagaaaagttgtcgggaccatgctagaagtgtccacggtcctccaaaaaatccgtgaaacgaaaagggtttctcTATCTTTGCAAATGAAgaccaaacctacaattacagttgcgcacctgcaacctacacacataaaagagaggaagaagggttgtggataggggttttcctcagtcaaaccctagttgaggaatcaaccttgaaagaaggtaattgcaaatgcttgaatgtaaacaataaaaatgtataccttgtagatctccaaTTTGTTGATAatggttgcttttcttcttgaatgaatGTAATTTGTTGATAATGGTTGCTTTTCTGCTTAACTTCACCTATTGTGTATATTTCCTCCTTTGTCTCTTTTGTATTTCCCATTCatgtatatgcaaatgagaggaccaactcccttttatacatgcctcagaggaTCAATTCACCAAAGGCTGACATTAGGGAAGTTTGGAATCACACAATGCATATAGGAccagagggacctatcttgggaccaccctaagagggggggggggggataggggtgccacgcccctgtcctgccctatctaGGGGTCTGCATAAGGTCCTGAGGTCATCACAGGGCTTTaacaaggagaggttcaaggtggAAATGCAGAGAGAAGTCTTAGTTGGGAAGTAAGAtgttgccaaggtgaggacttcaaatgtggttaaaattgctagggtcataattttatgacactatagcaTCAAAAGGAATTTCTTTCTTTGGGTTTAAACTAACAAGATCCTATGTGCCACAACTATCAAAAGATATCATGTGTTCCTTCATGGCCTACATCCAAGACTCACTTTGCTCGGAAGAGAGTTCTTCCATGTAAGGTCTAGGTCCATTATCATTACTTAGTAAAGAAAACTTATAATGAAAATCTGGTGGACTATACATGTTAACTTGATTCTGATGTCTGGGGTGTTCCCTTGTTTTGTTGTTAGTTTCTATTTGGTTGGCTGATGTCTAGGCTCTGTAAAACtcttggttttgggtccatgttaaacctgtttatctttatcaaaaattagattttgattTCTTGTGAACCTTCTTAAATGTGGAGTAAGAGTTTCTTCCTCATATTCATTATTTTCAACTTGTTTTGTCACAAATAAATCTTTAGAACTTTCCCTTggactctcttcttcttctccatcttcttctccatttctcTATTCTTCCACATGTGCACCCTCTTTTCCTTTGGTGTTTTCTTCACCTAAGTAAGCTCTTAATTCCCTAAAAAACACATCTCTAGGAAAGACCTTTTTACGAGTTAGAGTATTCCAAAGCTTATAACCTTCTACACTCTCACCATATCCTACAAAGATACATTTATGTGCTTTTGGATCCAATTTAGATTAACTATCTTGAGGAACATGAACTAAAACCTCACAACCAAAGAGCCTTAAATGTGAAACTGAAGGCTTTTTAACAAACCACATTTCATAAagtattttatcaacaagagctttaCAAGGAGATCTTTTAACAAAATAGCAAATAATGCCAAGAGattctttccaaaaaaaattatcaaGCTTAGAACTACTTAACATGCTTCTATATCTTTCCATTAATGTATGGTTCATTCTttttgctaccccattttgttggggagtgtaAGGTGTACATTCTTTTGCCTAACAATTCCTACATGTTTACAAAACTCATCAAATTACCTAGAGAAATATTCATCCCCATTATCCGATCCCAAATTTTTTCTTATAATTTGAATtatttttagtcaatcccttaaatttcttcaacttagtgaaaattttagattttgaatgcataaaataaatccaagtatatcttgagacatcattaatgaatgaaacaaaatAACGAGATCTATTCAAAGAGTCAATATCAATTGGACCACATATATCTAAATAAATAATCTCTAAGTCTCTTAGCTTTATTAATTCCTTTAGGAAATGAAGATCTATTTTGTTTACCAAACACACAATGGTCACGGAAATCACTCTTAttaacaaaataattaaaaatctcCTGAACTAGTTTCATGTCTAGAATGGTCTCAAtacctttttcaccaatgtgacccaaTGTATGGTGCCACAAAATACATACACTTTTAGTCCTAGTTAGAAGAGTTATGGTTGAATCCATGTTGGGGTATGAATGTGGGACAAAAGAATAGGGTTTGAGAGTTTAATCCCACATGTGTGTGGTGAATGGAATAGTTAGAGTGAAAATAGATAAATAGGTTGTAAAGCAGGTGTACGAGAGGTTTAGGAAATAGGCAACGTGGATAATAGAATATATTGAAATGGTTATATTTAATAAAtggattaatataatataatagggATATTAGGATTAAATAATAAAATGGATAAAGAATAATGGAATAAATGATAAAATAGATATTACAATAATCTAGATTCACCCTtatgattgaaaaaaaattaaattaagagAATGTTTTTTGATTGAAATTCTTTAGTGTTTACAAATAGTAATTACAAGGATATGGATGTTCTATTCTTAAATACTATTGAAATTATTTGTCAATAATTTTGaccaataaaaataaaacaaatatttatgattttagcactaatgaaagacaaatttgattATACTATTTACATAAAATTACGTATTAATTGAATAGAAAAGAACTAGAGACCACGTTTTACCGCCTCGATTTTTTTTTTGAAGGGGGGGTTAATCTACCTTGAAATGGGTGGAATTGTTTTTCTCACGTAAGGATTGAACTTTGAAATTATAATGTTTTGTTTTATTAAGAAAACACTTACGGTCAAAATGCGTTACCATGTGGAATTGTAATCCGAGTGAAACTTTGTTTCAAAGCAGTTTACACACCAAAAACCACACCAACTGCACTTAGACAACTTTTTATTAAACTTCCTTTGATTGTAACCTGAATTACAGCTCATCGGCTGGATAAGCCAAGTTATAATCATGTATATAGAATTTAATAATCCCAGGACATGAAATTAATGCATTAATGGTAGAATTTAATTCCAATGGAAAGTGCGTCAAGAATTaaaattcaaatacataagttaGTCTAGTCGAATTATTAATTATGGAGAATCATCATGGCTCGTTTTTCCTGTAGGTTCCGGGTCAAATTAAAGCATAAACGGGAGAAGCATAAGCGGTATGGAAGAACGCTACCAGAATTTTTTCACACGTTTAGTTTTTCTGTATCTTCATATTCATGCGAATGATGTAATTGTGCAGAAAAGTCTCATTTTCGATGGGGATGCTCAACAAAATATCGACCCGGTCCACCTTACTTTTTGCGATTTACACAATCTCAGAAGTATGATCCCTGGATAACATTAAACAGATAAAATTGTCGTTTGTATCACCGCTTTAGAATTCAAAACTGAATGGATTACAATGTAGACTTTGAATTTGATAATGGAACGTTTATTTTTGAAGCTTATCATAGCTGTGTGCTGGAGAAGCCGCCCTAGAGCAGCTTGCGAGCTATATAAACGTCCTTACGAAGCCCACAGCTACAAACAATCCAATGGAGTCACTAAATTTAGTCATGACTAATTCGCACGCATTATATGCAAACTTGCCGCAACCAGTGTGCAACTTAGGAGGAGTTAGCAGATCCAGTAGGACATCTGCCAGACGGAGAAATAATGTGGTTTGGTGCAAAGGAGGAGAGAGACTATGGTTGGATCGGCGGGAGCTGCTGTTGGCCTCGACATCAGCCATTGCTGTGGGCGTTACAAAAAAAGCAGCAGCAAAGCCAATGCCTCCACCTGACCTCTCAAAATGCCACAAGCCCGACACAGCTCCGGCAGATGCTCAAAATCTCAACTGTTGCCCGCCGTATTCAGAAAAGGCCGTGGATTTCGAGCTCCCAATCAATCTACCCATGCGAGTTCGTCCATCCGCGCACGATGTGAGCGACAAATACGTGGAAACGTATACCCGGGCAGTGCAACTCATGCGCGAGCTTCCCTCCGACGATCCACGGAGCTTCACTCAGCAAGCCAACGTTCACTGCGCCTACTGCGACGGAGCCTATTACGAAGGCTCACTCCCCGTGGAGCTTCAGATCCACAACTCCTGGTTTTTCCTCCCCTGGCATCGCTGGTATCTCTATTTCCATGAGCGCATCCTCGCCAAACTTGTGGGCGATGACAATTTTGCTCTGCCCTTCTGGAACTGGGACGCGCCCGCCGGAATGACTTTCCCGTCCATGTACTCCCACCAGGGCACTCCTCTCTATGATGAACTCAGAAACCCAGACCACATGCCGCCGACCAAAATCGATCTCAACTATAGCCCCAACGAGAATCCAAGCACTTTAACGGACCCAGAACTTGTTGCCTCCAACACCAATCTGATGTACAGGCAAATCGTGTCCGGCGCAAAAACAACGAAGCTGTTCCAGGGACAACCTTACCGGTACGGCACCAACCCGGACCCGGGGGCCGGAACGCTAGAGAATGCTCCTCACGGGCCCGTGCATGTCTGGACCGGTTCGCCCGCTCAGCCCAACATCGAAGATATGGGGAACTTCTATTCTGCGGCTCGTGATCCGGTTTTCTTTGCGCACCATGCAAACGTCGACCGGATGTGGACCATCTGGAAATCTCTCGGAGGCAAACGGCGTGTAGATTTCAATGAACCGGATTACTTACAATCTGAGTTTCTTTTCTACGATGAGAATGCTCGTCTGGTGCGTGTGAAGGTGGCGGACGCTCTGGACCCCAAGAATCTCATGTTTTCGTACCAGAAAGTTGATATCCCCTGGATAAACGCGCGGCCAAAGAAGAGCAGTGTCACGACACAGGTGGCCTCCTCCTTCGGCACACCCGCGGCCATCGCGGCCGGTCATATTGCAGAGTTCGGGTCAAGGGCCAGAAAGCTGGTGGTTCCCATCACAGCTCTTGTTAAGAGGCCGAAGAAGAAGCGCAGCGACAAGGAGATCGAGGATGAAACGGAGGAAGTGCTTGTGATCGAGGGAATTGAGGTGAAGAGAGGCGTGG contains the following coding sequences:
- the LOC131045249 gene encoding polyphenol oxidase, chloroplastic; this encodes MESLNLVMTNSHALYANLPQPVCNLGGVSRSSRTSARRRNNVVWCKGGERLWLDRRELLLASTSAIAVGVTKKAAAKPMPPPDLSKCHKPDTAPADAQNLNCCPPYSEKAVDFELPINLPMRVRPSAHDVSDKYVETYTRAVQLMRELPSDDPRSFTQQANVHCAYCDGAYYEGSLPVELQIHNSWFFLPWHRWYLYFHERILAKLVGDDNFALPFWNWDAPAGMTFPSMYSHQGTPLYDELRNPDHMPPTKIDLNYSPNENPSTLTDPELVASNTNLMYRQIVSGAKTTKLFQGQPYRYGTNPDPGAGTLENAPHGPVHVWTGSPAQPNIEDMGNFYSAARDPVFFAHHANVDRMWTIWKSLGGKRRVDFNEPDYLQSEFLFYDENARLVRVKVADALDPKNLMFSYQKVDIPWINARPKKSSVTTQVASSFGTPAAIAAGHIAEFGSRARKLVVPITALVKRPKKKRSDKEIEDETEEVLVIEGIEVKRGVAVKFDVFINLAEADSNTAISCPEYAGTFSNVPHHHEHGDESAKENANKKNPFRKSSFRVGITEILEDLGATEDENIVVTLVPKGDFKANPIKISSIKIDYD